A window of Streptomyces sp. SAI-127 contains these coding sequences:
- a CDS encoding LCP family protein, whose product MTGDDEDRRVGRRPRVLKAVGLTLAGTLVLGCAAAGWAYWHLNSNIKSVDINSALGDDRPVKPTPTPSASQEAPLPTEAVNILVLGSDSRSGKENQALGGGSSTGARSDTAMVVHIDAGRTAATVVSIPRDTLVTRPSCPLESGGSTSMAYGAMFNSAYSVGGPVCAVKTVESITDVRMDHYIEIDFSGFAKLVDALGGVTVTTDEDIDDDDSHLTLKAGTHHLNGKRALAFARTRHGIGDGSDLGRIGLQQKLVRALLEQISSTNLLTSPTKLYSVADAITGSLTTDTGLDSLTELMSLGESLKGLSSDEVKTVTMPVVTAPSNPNRVVAKEPAASELWESLR is encoded by the coding sequence GTGACGGGAGACGACGAGGACAGACGAGTGGGTCGGCGGCCGAGGGTACTGAAGGCCGTCGGCCTCACGCTCGCGGGCACGCTTGTCCTGGGATGCGCCGCGGCGGGCTGGGCGTACTGGCACCTCAACAGCAACATCAAGAGCGTCGACATCAACAGCGCGCTCGGCGACGACCGCCCCGTGAAGCCGACCCCGACCCCGTCGGCCTCGCAGGAGGCACCGCTGCCCACGGAGGCGGTGAACATCCTGGTCCTGGGCTCCGACTCGCGCAGCGGCAAGGAGAACCAGGCACTCGGGGGCGGCAGCAGCACCGGCGCCCGGTCCGACACCGCGATGGTCGTGCACATCGACGCGGGCCGCACCGCGGCGACGGTCGTCAGCATCCCGCGCGACACCCTCGTCACCCGTCCGTCGTGCCCCCTGGAGAGCGGGGGCTCCACCTCGATGGCGTACGGCGCGATGTTCAACAGCGCCTACTCGGTGGGCGGTCCGGTGTGCGCGGTCAAGACGGTCGAGTCGATCACGGACGTCCGCATGGACCACTACATCGAGATCGACTTCTCGGGCTTCGCGAAGCTGGTCGACGCGCTCGGCGGGGTCACGGTGACCACGGACGAGGACATCGACGACGACGACAGCCACCTCACCCTGAAGGCGGGCACCCACCACCTGAACGGCAAGCGGGCCCTCGCGTTCGCCCGCACCCGGCACGGCATCGGCGACGGCAGCGACCTGGGCCGCATAGGCCTCCAGCAGAAGCTGGTGAGGGCGCTGCTGGAGCAGATCTCCTCGACGAACCTGCTGACCAGCCCCACCAAGCTGTACTCCGTCGCCGACGCGATCACCGGCAGTCTCACCACCGACACGGGCCTCGACTCCCTGACAGAGCTGATGAGCCTCGGCGAAAGCCTGAAGGGCCTGTCGAGCGACGAGGTGAAGACGGTGACCATGCCGGTCGTGACCGCGCCCTCGAACCCCAACCGGGTGGTGGCGAAGGAACCGGCGGCGAGTGAGCTGTGGGAGTCCCTGCGCTGA
- a CDS encoding endo-1,4-beta-xylanase produces the protein MRSLRTGLSLVSLLSGLVLLAPAPTASAADVPLRDLAAAKGKVMGTAVTGSKLTGTYGDLAGAQFNSLTPGNAMKWGSVEPARGSYDWAEADQIVNFAEAHGQQVRGHTLVWHSQNPGWLTNGTWTAAQLGRLMNDHIALEVGRYKGRLAAWDVVNEPFNEDGSYRQTLWYNGLGTGYIAQALTAARAADPAAELYINDYNVEGVNAKSTALYNLVKSLKEQGVPIDGVGLQAHLIVGQVPSTLQQNIQRFADLGVDVAITELDIRMALPSDSTKLAQQAADYKAVMNACVAVARCAGVTVWGFTDSDSWIPSTFPGEGAATPYDENYAPKPAYHAIAEALGGTTTPPPTGACTAAYSVTSQWNTGFTGQVKISCSGAALSSWKVGWTYGAGQRITQAWNAACTQSGTAVSCANAAYNGTVPDGGSVTFGFNASWSGGNPVPAVTLE, from the coding sequence ATGAGATCTCTGAGAACCGGCTTATCCCTTGTGTCCCTCTTGAGCGGCCTAGTGCTGCTCGCCCCGGCCCCCACGGCGAGCGCCGCCGACGTACCCCTGCGCGACCTCGCCGCCGCCAAGGGCAAGGTCATGGGCACGGCCGTCACCGGCTCCAAGCTCACCGGCACCTACGGCGACCTCGCCGGGGCGCAGTTCAACTCGCTGACTCCCGGCAACGCCATGAAATGGGGCTCGGTCGAGCCGGCCCGGGGCAGCTACGACTGGGCCGAGGCCGACCAGATCGTGAACTTCGCCGAGGCCCACGGTCAGCAGGTGCGGGGCCACACCCTGGTCTGGCACAGCCAGAACCCGGGCTGGCTGACGAACGGCACCTGGACCGCGGCCCAGCTGGGCCGGCTGATGAACGACCACATCGCGCTGGAGGTCGGCCGCTACAAGGGCCGCCTTGCCGCCTGGGACGTCGTCAACGAGCCCTTCAACGAGGACGGCTCCTACCGCCAGACCCTCTGGTACAACGGCCTCGGCACCGGTTACATCGCCCAGGCCCTCACCGCCGCCCGCGCCGCCGACCCGGCCGCCGAGCTGTACATCAACGACTACAACGTCGAGGGCGTCAACGCGAAGTCCACGGCCCTCTACAACCTGGTCAAGTCGCTGAAGGAGCAGGGCGTCCCGATCGACGGGGTCGGGCTCCAGGCCCATCTGATCGTCGGCCAGGTCCCCTCCACCCTCCAGCAGAACATCCAGCGCTTCGCCGACCTCGGAGTCGACGTGGCGATCACCGAGCTGGACATCCGGATGGCGCTGCCCTCCGACAGCACGAAGCTCGCGCAGCAGGCCGCCGACTACAAGGCCGTCATGAACGCGTGCGTGGCGGTCGCGCGCTGCGCCGGCGTCACCGTCTGGGGCTTCACCGACTCCGACTCCTGGATCCCGAGCACCTTCCCGGGGGAGGGCGCGGCGACGCCGTACGACGAGAACTACGCGCCGAAACCGGCGTACCACGCGATCGCGGAGGCGCTCGGCGGCACGACCACGCCTCCGCCGACCGGCGCGTGCACCGCGGCCTACAGCGTGACCAGTCAGTGGAACACCGGCTTCACGGGACAGGTGAAGATCTCCTGCTCGGGTGCCGCACTCTCGTCGTGGAAGGTCGGCTGGACCTACGGCGCCGGGCAGCGGATCACCCAGGCCTGGAACGCGGCCTGCACCCAGTCGGGGACCGCGGTCAGTTGCGCGAACGCCGCCTACAACGGGACCGTGCCGGACGGCGGTTCGGTGACCTTCGGATTCAACGCCTCGTGGAGCGGCGGCAATCCGGTACCGGCCGTGACGCTGGAATGA
- a CDS encoding LacI family DNA-binding transcriptional regulator codes for MTPPEPAETRTTSPTSSTAGRSPQTATLAEIAREAGVSAPTVSKVLNGRADVAPATRARVEGLLRAHGYRRRRAEASRSPLIDLVFHELESAWAMEVIRGVENVARDAGLSVVLSESAGRLTPGRTWADQVAARRPYGVILVLSGLDESQRALLSSRSIPFVVMDPAGDPGADVPSIGATNWQGGLAATRHLVELGHRRIGAITGPSRMMCSRARIDGYRAALETAGLPVDPGLIMAGDFHHETGYRQGLDLLRRPDRPTAVFAGNDLQALGLYEAARELGLRIPEDLSVVGFDDLPVAPWVGPPLTTVRQPLTEMAEAAAKLVLDLGRDGGSPAATRVELATSLVVRSSTAEAEG; via the coding sequence ATGACACCCCCGGAGCCCGCAGAAACCCGGACGACTTCCCCGACATCCTCGACGGCCGGCCGGTCGCCGCAGACCGCCACGCTCGCCGAGATCGCCCGGGAGGCCGGCGTTTCGGCGCCGACAGTTTCGAAGGTCCTCAATGGCCGGGCCGACGTCGCGCCCGCGACCCGCGCCCGCGTCGAAGGCCTGCTGCGCGCGCACGGCTACCGGCGCCGGCGCGCCGAGGCGAGCCGTTCGCCCCTGATCGACCTGGTCTTCCACGAGCTGGAGAGCGCGTGGGCGATGGAGGTCATCCGGGGCGTGGAGAACGTGGCCCGTGACGCCGGGCTCAGCGTCGTGCTGAGCGAGAGCGCGGGACGGCTCACCCCCGGGCGCACCTGGGCCGACCAGGTCGCCGCCCGCCGCCCCTACGGCGTGATCCTCGTGCTGTCCGGGCTCGACGAGTCCCAGCGCGCGCTGCTGAGCAGCAGGTCGATCCCGTTCGTGGTGATGGACCCGGCCGGCGATCCGGGCGCCGACGTGCCCTCCATCGGCGCGACCAACTGGCAGGGCGGGCTCGCCGCGACCCGGCACCTCGTCGAGCTCGGGCACCGCAGGATCGGGGCGATCACCGGCCCCTCCCGCATGATGTGCAGCCGTGCCCGCATCGACGGCTACCGGGCCGCCCTGGAGACAGCTGGGCTGCCCGTCGACCCCGGGCTGATCATGGCCGGCGACTTCCACCACGAGACCGGCTACCGCCAGGGCCTGGACCTCCTGCGCCGCCCCGACCGGCCCACCGCGGTCTTCGCCGGAAACGACCTCCAGGCGCTCGGTCTGTACGAGGCGGCCCGCGAGCTGGGGCTGCGCATCCCGGAGGACCTGAGCGTGGTCGGGTTCGACGATCTTCCCGTGGCGCCCTGGGTGGGGCCGCCGCTCACGACCGTACGGCAGCCGCTGACCGAGATGGCCGAGGCCGCGGCGAAGCTGGTGCTGGACCTGGGGCGGGACGGCGGGAGCCCGGCGGCGACCCGCGTGGAGCTGGCGACGAGCCTGGTGGTGCGCAGCAGTACGGCTGAGGCCGAGGGGTGA
- a CDS encoding glycoside hydrolase family 3 N-terminal domain-containing protein, giving the protein MTTAPWRDPALTASARVDDLLSRMTLQEKTAQLYGVWVGASTDGDGVAPLQREMTADYDWDELITRGLGQLTRPFGTAPVDPALGAQALARAQRRITEAGRFGIPALAHEECLAGFTTWRATAYPVPLAWGASWDAGLVEEMAGAIGRDLRAVGVHQGLAPVLDVVRDPRWGRVEETIGEDPYLVGTIGAAYVRGLESAGIVATLKHFAGYASSAGARNLAPVRAGVREFADITLPPFEFALREGGARSVMAAYTDTDGVPASADPGLLTELLREEWGFTGTVVADYFGVGFLQSQHRIAGTEAGAAHAALAAGLDVELPTLKCYGTPLIDAVRAGEIPESLIDRAARRVLLQKCELGLLDEDWNPEPTERIDLDSTANRALARRLAEESVVLLDNPDGLLPLAPDTRIAVVGPRAADALAMLGCYSFPSHVLTHHTDVPMGIEIPTVLEALRTELPDAKVTFTEGCGVDEPDTGGFEEAVARTAEADVCVAVLGDRAGLFGRGTSGEGCDVTDLSLPGVQGELLDSLVATGVPVVLVLLTGRPYALGRWQGRLGAVVQAFFPGEEGGPAVAGVLSGRVNPSGRLPVSVPQVPGGQPWTYLQPPLGLAGEVSNLDPTPLYAFGHGRSYTEFVWEDFTGGGAREEIGTDGTHEVSLTVRNAGERAGAEVVQLYLHDPVASVTRPDVRLIGYQRLELEPGESRRVTFRFHAELSAFTDRKGRRVVEPGDLELRLAASSAEVRHTALLHLTGPVRELGPDRRLRCETEVSPTE; this is encoded by the coding sequence ATGACCACCGCGCCCTGGCGTGACCCCGCCCTGACCGCCTCCGCCCGCGTCGACGACCTCCTCTCCCGGATGACCCTTCAGGAGAAGACCGCCCAGCTCTACGGCGTGTGGGTGGGCGCCAGCACGGACGGGGACGGAGTCGCCCCCCTCCAGCGCGAGATGACCGCCGACTACGACTGGGACGAGCTGATCACCCGGGGCCTGGGCCAGCTCACCCGCCCCTTCGGCACCGCCCCCGTGGACCCGGCGCTGGGCGCGCAGGCACTGGCCCGCGCCCAGCGCCGTATCACCGAAGCGGGCCGTTTCGGCATCCCGGCACTGGCCCACGAGGAGTGCCTGGCCGGCTTCACCACCTGGCGGGCCACCGCCTATCCGGTCCCGCTCGCCTGGGGCGCGAGCTGGGACGCCGGCCTGGTCGAGGAGATGGCCGGTGCCATCGGCCGCGACCTGCGCGCGGTCGGTGTCCACCAGGGTCTGGCCCCCGTTCTGGACGTCGTCCGCGACCCGCGCTGGGGACGGGTCGAGGAGACGATCGGCGAGGACCCGTATCTCGTGGGCACGATCGGCGCCGCGTACGTGCGGGGTCTGGAGTCGGCGGGCATCGTCGCCACACTCAAGCACTTCGCCGGGTACGCCTCCTCGGCCGGCGCCCGCAACCTCGCGCCCGTGCGCGCGGGCGTACGGGAGTTCGCCGACATCACCCTGCCGCCCTTCGAGTTCGCCCTGCGCGAGGGCGGGGCCCGTTCGGTGATGGCCGCGTACACCGACACGGACGGCGTCCCGGCCTCCGCCGACCCCGGCCTGCTGACCGAACTCCTGCGCGAGGAATGGGGGTTCACCGGCACGGTGGTCGCCGACTACTTCGGCGTCGGCTTCCTCCAGAGCCAGCACCGGATCGCCGGCACCGAGGCGGGCGCGGCCCACGCGGCCCTCGCGGCGGGCCTCGACGTCGAACTGCCCACCCTCAAGTGCTACGGCACCCCCCTGATCGATGCCGTCCGCGCGGGCGAGATCCCCGAGTCCCTGATCGACCGGGCGGCCCGCCGGGTCCTGCTGCAGAAGTGCGAGCTGGGCCTCCTGGACGAGGACTGGAACCCGGAACCCACCGAGCGGATCGACCTGGACTCGACGGCGAACCGCGCCCTGGCCCGCCGCCTCGCCGAGGAGTCGGTGGTGCTGCTGGACAACCCGGACGGCCTGCTCCCGCTGGCCCCCGACACCCGGATCGCGGTCGTCGGCCCCCGCGCCGCCGACGCCCTCGCCATGCTGGGCTGCTACTCCTTTCCCTCCCACGTCCTCACCCACCACACCGACGTCCCGATGGGCATCGAGATCCCCACGGTCCTGGAGGCCCTGCGCACCGAACTCCCCGACGCCAAGGTGACGTTCACCGAGGGCTGCGGGGTCGACGAGCCGGACACCGGGGGCTTCGAGGAGGCGGTGGCCCGGACCGCGGAGGCGGACGTCTGCGTGGCGGTGCTCGGCGACCGGGCGGGCCTCTTCGGCCGGGGCACGTCGGGCGAGGGCTGCGATGTGACGGACCTGAGCCTGCCGGGCGTCCAGGGGGAGTTGCTGGACTCACTGGTCGCGACCGGTGTCCCGGTCGTGCTGGTCCTGCTGACCGGCCGTCCCTACGCGCTCGGCCGCTGGCAGGGCCGGCTCGGCGCGGTCGTCCAGGCGTTCTTCCCCGGCGAGGAGGGCGGCCCGGCCGTCGCCGGAGTGCTGTCGGGCCGGGTCAACCCTTCGGGCCGCCTCCCGGTGAGCGTCCCGCAGGTGCCCGGCGGCCAGCCGTGGACCTACCTGCAGCCGCCGCTCGGCCTCGCGGGCGAGGTCAGCAACCTGGACCCGACCCCGCTGTACGCGTTCGGACACGGGCGCTCCTACACGGAGTTCGTGTGGGAGGACTTCACGGGCGGCGGGGCACGGGAGGAGATCGGCACGGACGGCACCCACGAGGTGTCGCTGACCGTGCGCAACGCGGGGGAACGGGCGGGCGCCGAGGTCGTCCAGCTGTATCTGCACGACCCGGTCGCCTCGGTGACCCGCCCGGACGTCCGTCTGATCGGCTATCAGCGGCTGGAGCTGGAGCCGGGCGAGTCCCGTCGTGTGACCTTCCGCTTCCACGCCGAACTGTCGGCGTTCACCGACCGCAAGGGCCGCCGCGTCGTCGAACCGGGCGACCTGGAACTGCGGCTGGCGGCGTCGAGCGCGGAGGTCCGGCACACGGCACTGCTGCATCTGACGGGCCCGGTACGGGAGTTGGGCCCGGACCGCCGGCTGCGCTGCGAGACGGAGGTGTCGCCGACGGAGTGA